The following are encoded in a window of Ruficoccus amylovorans genomic DNA:
- a CDS encoding alpha/beta hydrolase produces MLQTVAITLIVLYAGAMLFALFFARGMIFPAPPANYSDNDPGVFKLPLPEGGTFSARYFPNPQATHALLYSHGNGEDIGSNPELWPWLRDMGFSVLAYDYPGYGTSGGRASEQACYDAIESAYNWLIEEQGLTPEQIVLFGRSVGGGPTIDLAARKPVGGVILDGTFTSAFRVMTQKRILPWDCFNSIAKIDKIYCPLLVLHGTADRTVPFWHGQALYEKAAEPKSHLWVEGAGHNNLIESAGSRYSDAIVNFRQSLSHE; encoded by the coding sequence ATGCTCCAGACCGTCGCCATCACCCTGATCGTCCTTTATGCGGGCGCAATGCTCTTCGCGCTGTTCTTCGCGCGCGGGATGATCTTCCCCGCACCCCCAGCCAACTACTCCGACAACGATCCCGGCGTTTTCAAGCTGCCCCTGCCCGAGGGGGGGACGTTCTCGGCCCGGTATTTTCCCAACCCGCAGGCCACCCACGCCCTGCTCTACAGCCACGGCAACGGCGAGGACATCGGCTCGAATCCCGAACTGTGGCCCTGGCTGCGCGACATGGGCTTCAGTGTGCTGGCCTACGACTACCCCGGCTACGGCACCAGCGGAGGCCGCGCCAGCGAGCAAGCCTGCTACGACGCCATCGAGTCCGCCTACAACTGGCTGATTGAGGAGCAGGGGCTTACCCCGGAGCAAATCGTGCTCTTTGGCCGCTCGGTCGGGGGCGGTCCCACCATCGACCTGGCCGCCCGCAAGCCCGTGGGCGGGGTTATCCTCGACGGCACTTTTACCAGCGCCTTCCGCGTCATGACCCAAAAGCGCATCCTGCCCTGGGACTGCTTCAACTCCATCGCCAAGATCGACAAGATCTACTGCCCGCTGCTCGTCCTGCACGGCACCGCCGACCGCACCGTCCCCTTCTGGCACGGGCAGGCCCTCTACGAAAAGGCCGCCGAACCCAAGTCCCACCTCTGGGTCGAGGGGGCCGGGCACAACAATTTGATTGAGTCGGCGGGGAGCCGCTATTCAGATGCCATCGTCAACTTTCGCCAAAGCCTGAGCCATGAGTAA